A region of Sphingobium baderi DNA encodes the following proteins:
- a CDS encoding glycosyltransferase family 2 protein, which produces MNILVPVAGATPYFSSEEFPFPKPLIEIANRPMIAWAVENLQALEGENKFIFVTMQDEAVKYSYEHVLRLLAGDNVEVVKLSARTAGALCSCLMAIEHISPDEPLVIANYDQVIDGEFHDLISRFKELGADAGVLTFDATHPRWSYVKTSGAEVVEAAEKRVISRQAIAGMYWFARGADFIAAALETIRVNDSVDEQFFVAPVLNQLVLAGKRVAAIPMRDNSKMHSFFLPARIQVFEQELQVEGVAAKARDEGGLNLVNVVIPAAGEGSRFAKAGYTAPKPFIDVVGKPMLAHVIENVAVRNAKFTLLLREDHLAQYAGTISGGRDVDLTIMPVAQLTEGTACTLLLARKHFDTAAPLLVANSDQLVEFDCQDFVDDARKRGLDGSILVFRDIERNPKWSFAALDENGHVTEVAEKKAISDLATVGIYLFMNGTEFVRAAVDMIAHNDRVNNEFYTCPVYNYLIKNGAKIGVYEVPSAAMSGLGTPEDLDSYLMRTVGDNARSLHAPA; this is translated from the coding sequence GTGAATATTCTTGTCCCCGTCGCTGGTGCCACGCCCTATTTTTCAAGCGAGGAGTTCCCTTTCCCCAAACCGCTTATTGAAATTGCCAACCGACCGATGATCGCCTGGGCAGTTGAAAATCTGCAAGCATTGGAAGGTGAAAACAAGTTCATCTTCGTCACCATGCAAGACGAAGCCGTTAAATACTCATATGAGCATGTGTTGCGCCTTCTGGCAGGAGATAATGTTGAGGTTGTAAAGCTCTCGGCTCGGACGGCGGGCGCTTTGTGCAGCTGCCTTATGGCTATCGAGCATATCTCTCCAGACGAGCCACTGGTAATCGCGAATTACGATCAAGTTATTGATGGCGAATTCCACGATCTGATTTCTCGCTTCAAGGAACTTGGTGCAGACGCCGGTGTGCTGACTTTCGATGCTACCCATCCACGTTGGTCTTACGTGAAGACGAGCGGCGCCGAGGTCGTTGAAGCTGCCGAGAAGCGGGTAATTTCACGTCAAGCGATAGCCGGAATGTATTGGTTCGCTAGAGGCGCCGACTTTATCGCTGCTGCGCTGGAAACAATTCGCGTCAATGATAGCGTGGATGAGCAGTTTTTCGTCGCACCAGTGCTGAACCAGTTGGTGCTTGCCGGGAAGCGGGTGGCTGCTATCCCGATGCGCGACAATTCAAAAATGCATAGCTTCTTCCTGCCTGCTCGTATTCAGGTCTTCGAGCAAGAGCTTCAGGTTGAAGGCGTTGCCGCCAAGGCGAGGGACGAGGGGGGCTTAAATTTGGTCAATGTTGTGATCCCGGCCGCTGGCGAAGGCTCGCGCTTTGCCAAGGCCGGCTACACCGCACCAAAACCGTTCATTGATGTGGTCGGCAAGCCGATGCTTGCCCATGTGATCGAAAATGTCGCTGTACGGAACGCTAAATTCACGCTGCTCCTCCGCGAAGACCATCTGGCGCAATATGCTGGAACCATTAGCGGTGGAAGAGATGTTGATCTTACCATTATGCCGGTAGCTCAGCTTACCGAAGGGACAGCATGTACCTTACTTTTGGCGCGAAAGCATTTCGACACCGCAGCGCCGCTTCTGGTGGCAAACTCAGACCAGTTGGTTGAGTTTGATTGCCAGGATTTTGTTGATGATGCCCGTAAGCGGGGCCTTGATGGATCAATCCTTGTTTTTCGGGATATCGAACGCAATCCGAAATGGTCATTCGCTGCGCTCGACGAGAATGGCCATGTGACAGAAGTGGCTGAAAAAAAGGCGATATCTGATTTGGCGACCGTTGGGATTTATCTGTTCATGAACGGAACGGAATTCGTCAGAGCCGCTGTTGACATGATTGCTCATAATGATCGCGTCAATAATGAGTTCTATACGTGCCCGGTTTATAACTACTTGATCAAGAATGGTGCCAAAATCGGTGTCTACGAAGTGCCTTCGGCTGCAATGTCCGGATTGGGCACGCCAGAGGATCTGGATAGCTATTTGATGCGTACTGTGGGCGATAACGCTCGGTCACTACACGCACCAGCTTGA
- the tnpC gene encoding IS66 family transposase, giving the protein MDTAASPLPDDVEALKALLAAALSRADDAEARLAKARARESAIEALIAHLKLQIARLRREQYGASAERSRRLLDQLELQLEDLEADACENDCAAEAAPAKTSEVAAFDRKRPSRKPFPEHLPRERVVIPAPCSCPSCGSARLSKLGEDITETLEVIPRQWKVIRTVREKFSCRDCETITQPPAPFHVVPRGWAGPSFLAMLLFEKYGQHQPLNRQAERFAREGVALSTSTLADQVGAAAFALMPLYRRIEAHVLDAARIHGDDTTVPVMAKGKTDTARLWVYVRDDRPFAGSDPPAALFHYSRDRRGEHPREHLASWAGILQADAYGGYNELYAPGRQPAPVIEAGCFAHARRKFFELADVEGAARRRSRGGRNGMIYPIALEAVQRLDALFEIERGINGKTPGERVALRQERSAPLMAGLHAWLTAQLAKLSRSHDMAKAINYMLRRWGAFTRFLDDGRICITNNAAERALRCVPLGRKAWLFCGSDRGGQRAAVLYTLIQTARLNDVDPQAWLADVLARIAGHPAHRIDELLPWNWESGRARIAA; this is encoded by the coding sequence ATGGACACGGCCGCATCGCCCCTGCCGGACGACGTCGAAGCGCTCAAGGCGCTGCTGGCCGCCGCGCTCTCACGCGCCGATGATGCCGAGGCACGCCTTGCCAAGGCCAGGGCCCGCGAGAGCGCGATCGAGGCGCTGATCGCGCACCTCAAGCTGCAGATCGCCAGGCTGCGTCGCGAGCAATATGGCGCCAGCGCCGAACGCAGCCGACGTCTGCTCGACCAGTTGGAATTGCAGCTCGAAGATCTCGAGGCCGATGCCTGCGAGAATGATTGCGCTGCCGAAGCCGCTCCGGCGAAGACGAGCGAGGTTGCCGCGTTCGACCGCAAGCGCCCGAGCCGCAAGCCGTTCCCCGAACATCTGCCCCGCGAACGCGTCGTCATCCCCGCGCCCTGTTCGTGCCCGTCCTGCGGCAGCGCGCGTCTGTCAAAGCTGGGAGAGGATATCACCGAGACGCTGGAAGTGATCCCGCGCCAGTGGAAGGTGATCCGGACGGTGCGTGAGAAGTTCTCCTGCCGGGATTGCGAGACGATTACGCAGCCCCCGGCGCCGTTCCATGTCGTGCCGCGCGGATGGGCCGGGCCCAGCTTCCTCGCCATGCTACTTTTTGAGAAGTACGGTCAGCACCAGCCCCTCAACCGGCAGGCCGAGCGCTTCGCCCGCGAAGGCGTAGCGCTCAGCACCTCGACCCTGGCCGATCAGGTCGGTGCCGCCGCCTTCGCACTCATGCCGCTCTACCGGCGGATCGAAGCCCATGTGCTGGATGCAGCCCGGATCCATGGCGACGATACGACCGTGCCGGTCATGGCGAAGGGCAAGACCGATACGGCGCGCCTGTGGGTTTATGTGCGCGATGACCGGCCCTTCGCCGGCTCCGATCCGCCAGCAGCCTTGTTCCACTATTCCCGCGATCGGCGCGGTGAGCATCCACGGGAGCATCTGGCGTCCTGGGCAGGGATCCTGCAGGCCGATGCCTATGGCGGCTACAACGAGCTTTACGCTCCCGGTCGTCAGCCAGCACCCGTGATCGAGGCGGGCTGCTTCGCGCATGCACGGCGCAAATTCTTCGAGCTGGCCGATGTCGAGGGAGCCGCGCGCAGGAGAAGCCGCGGCGGACGCAACGGCATGATCTACCCGATCGCGCTAGAAGCCGTGCAGCGCCTCGATGCCCTGTTCGAGATCGAGCGCGGCATCAACGGCAAAACGCCAGGCGAGCGTGTTGCACTCCGGCAGGAACGCAGCGCGCCGCTGATGGCGGGCCTGCACGCCTGGCTCACCGCGCAGCTCGCGAAGCTGTCGCGCAGCCATGATATGGCCAAGGCCATCAACTATATGCTCCGGCGCTGGGGTGCCTTCACCCGGTTCCTCGATGATGGCCGGATCTGCATCACGAACAACGCTGCCGAGCGGGCGCTGCGCTGTGTGCCGCTTGGCCGCAAGGCATGGCTGTTCTGCGGTTCCGACCGCGGCGGACAGCGCGCGGCCGTGCTCTACACGCTGATCCAGACGGCCCGGCTCAACGATGTCGATCCGCAGGCGTGGCTGGCCGATGTCCTCGCGCGCATCGCCGGACATCCTGCCCACCGGATCGACGAACTACTGCCCTGGAACTGGGAATCTGGGCGAGCCAGAATCGCAGCTTGA
- the tnpB gene encoding IS66 family insertion sequence element accessory protein TnpB (TnpB, as the term is used for proteins encoded by IS66 family insertion elements, is considered an accessory protein, since TnpC, encoded by a neighboring gene, is a DDE family transposase.): protein MIPSGARVWIAMGHTDMRKGMQGLALQVQQGLKRDPHGGDLFVFRGRTGSLVKIIWHDGIGMSLYAKRLEKGRFVWPSAREGIVSLTNAQLSCLLEGIDWRNPQYSWRPQSAG from the coding sequence ATGATCCCATCGGGCGCGAGGGTCTGGATCGCGATGGGCCACACGGACATGCGCAAGGGCATGCAGGGGTTGGCCTTGCAGGTTCAGCAGGGCCTGAAGCGCGATCCACATGGCGGCGACCTGTTCGTGTTCCGAGGGCGGACGGGATCGCTGGTCAAGATCATCTGGCACGACGGCATCGGCATGTCGCTTTATGCCAAACGGCTCGAGAAGGGTCGCTTCGTCTGGCCCTCGGCGAGAGAGGGCATCGTCTCGCTGACCAATGCCCAATTGTCCTGCCTGCTGGAGGGGATCGACTGGCGTAACCCGCAATATTCATGGCGTCCGCAGAGCGCCGGATAG
- the tnpA gene encoding IS66-like element accessory protein TnpA: protein MGQITVMTGPERRRRWSEEERIEILAEAFAPGACVADVSRRRDVSTSLIYTWRRKLREQSAAASLPVPEINFAQAVLADDEQPADHDPCAAVTVDLGNGRCVRISSNAPAALVSATLKALR from the coding sequence ATGGGTCAGATCACGGTGATGACGGGGCCGGAGCGTCGTCGGCGTTGGAGCGAGGAGGAGCGGATTGAGATCCTCGCCGAGGCCTTTGCGCCGGGCGCCTGCGTTGCCGATGTATCGCGGCGGCGCGACGTTTCGACCAGCCTGATCTACACATGGCGTCGCAAGTTGCGCGAACAGTCGGCGGCTGCGTCCTTGCCGGTACCGGAGATAAATTTCGCCCAGGCCGTGCTCGCCGATGATGAGCAGCCTGCCGATCACGATCCGTGTGCCGCGGTCACGGTCGATCTTGGCAATGGTCGGTGCGTGCGCATTTCGTCGAATGCGCCTGCCGCACTGGTTTCGGCGACCTTGAAGGCGCTGCGATGA
- a CDS encoding IS3 family transposase (programmed frameshift) has product MGTKRTRFSEEQIIGVLKEAEAGAKTADLARRHGVSEATIYNWKSKYGGMEVSDARRLKELESENAKLKRLLADAMLDKAALKGLLGKKVLTPAAKREAVAHLQACHGMSERRACRVIDADRMSVRYRSARDDDAGLREKLRELANQRRRFGYRRLHILLRREGIMINRKKTQRLYREEGLAVRRRRSRRRAVGTRAPAPVLALPNQRWSLDFVHDQMASGRRFRVLNVVDDVTRECLAAVPDTSISGRRVVRELTELIERRGKPGMIVSDNGTELTSNAVLAWCGEIGVEWHYIAPGRPMQNGYVESFNGRMRDELLNETLFMSMTHARFEIAAWVEDYNRERPHSSLGYATPAAFAAELDRQWPASLRPTGSATQPIASTALMRKTTARL; this is encoded by the exons ATGGGTACGAAGAGAACGAGGTTTTCAGAAGAGCAGATCATCGGGGTGCTGAAGGAAGCCGAGGCGGGCGCGAAGACCGCCGATCTGGCCCGGCGGCACGGGGTTTCCGAAGCGACGATCTACAACTGGAAGTCGAAGTATGGCGGGATGGAAGTGTCCGACGCCCGCCGACTGAAGGAACTCGAGAGCGAGAACGCGAAGCTCAAGCGGCTGCTGGCCGATGCGATGCTGGACAAGGCTGCGCTGAAGGGTCTTCTGG GCAAAAAAGTTCTGACGCCCGCCGCGAAGCGGGAAGCTGTCGCTCATCTCCAGGCCTGCCACGGGATGAGCGAGCGGCGGGCGTGCCGTGTCATCGATGCCGATCGCATGAGCGTGCGTTACCGTTCCGCACGGGACGATGATGCTGGTCTGCGCGAGAAGCTGCGCGAGTTGGCCAACCAGCGTCGCCGGTTCGGCTATCGTCGTCTGCATATCCTGCTGCGCCGGGAGGGGATCATGATCAACCGCAAGAAGACCCAGAGGCTCTACCGTGAGGAAGGGCTGGCGGTCAGGCGAAGACGTAGCCGCAGGCGTGCTGTCGGCACGAGAGCACCTGCTCCGGTTCTGGCGCTTCCGAACCAGCGCTGGAGCCTGGACTTCGTTCACGACCAGATGGCTTCGGGAAGACGGTTCCGCGTGCTCAACGTAGTCGATGACGTGACCAGGGAGTGCCTGGCAGCCGTGCCGGACACATCGATCTCGGGTCGCCGGGTAGTGCGCGAGCTGACCGAGCTGATCGAACGGCGTGGCAAGCCCGGCATGATCGTCAGCGACAATGGCACGGAACTCACCAGCAATGCGGTACTGGCATGGTGCGGCGAGATCGGCGTTGAGTGGCATTACATCGCGCCGGGAAGGCCGATGCAGAACGGATACGTCGAGAGCTTCAACGGTCGCATGCGTGACGAGCTTCTCAACGAAACACTGTTCATGAGCATGACCCATGCTCGGTTTGAGATCGCTGCTTGGGTAGAAGACTACAACCGGGAGAGGCCGCACTCATCGCTTGGCTACGCAACCCCGGCGGCATTCGCCGCCGAACTGGATAGGCAATGGCCTGCTTCGCTACGCCCTACGGGCTCCGCTACGCAGCCCATTGCTTCAACCGCGCTCATGCGCAAAACAACCGCCCGGCTCTAA
- a CDS encoding WavE lipopolysaccharide synthesis family protein: MIDSNDISVIMQGPVDWTHDPVSGLGITFALYQNVRKLLPDAEVILSTWANQKVDDFGFDKIVQSKDPGPQGTWPSFVPNNVNRQIVSTVAGLKAATRKYALKIRTDMVLQGIEFIEVFEKAKPLKTDKRNIFSRPIVTNNLSSRNTSQILERLPNHPLPFHPSDHASFGLREDILALWDISLQSDEEAYHFLDHSQPNRFRLADLSKLAPEQYVMTSAVAKKVPVDIRHYADMCKEVIALSEFYFSTHIISVPDRLFPIHFPKYHTDHHFSFEWMRRNPDEKLLYEKVQGGVPSSGQPELKKKPPMFIRAVTYPFRKPQKFKERVTRFFAS; the protein is encoded by the coding sequence ATGATCGATAGCAACGATATCAGCGTTATCATGCAAGGGCCCGTCGATTGGACACATGACCCTGTCAGCGGACTCGGCATCACCTTTGCCCTGTATCAAAACGTTCGTAAGTTGCTTCCCGACGCAGAGGTGATCCTTTCTACTTGGGCAAATCAGAAGGTTGACGACTTTGGGTTCGACAAGATCGTCCAGAGCAAGGATCCCGGCCCACAAGGAACCTGGCCTAGTTTTGTGCCGAACAACGTGAACCGGCAGATTGTCAGCACCGTTGCTGGATTGAAAGCTGCGACGCGGAAATATGCCCTGAAAATCCGGACCGACATGGTGTTGCAGGGCATTGAATTCATTGAAGTTTTTGAGAAAGCCAAACCGCTAAAGACGGACAAGCGCAATATCTTTTCGCGCCCGATCGTCACGAACAACCTGTCGTCCCGCAATACGTCGCAGATCTTGGAGCGGCTTCCAAATCATCCGTTACCGTTCCATCCGTCCGACCATGCGAGCTTCGGGTTGCGGGAAGATATCCTGGCACTATGGGATATCTCGCTGCAAAGCGATGAGGAGGCTTATCACTTTCTCGATCATTCACAGCCGAACCGATTTCGCCTTGCTGATCTGTCAAAGCTTGCGCCAGAACAGTATGTCATGACCAGTGCGGTAGCGAAGAAAGTGCCAGTGGATATTCGGCACTATGCTGATATGTGCAAGGAAGTGATTGCACTTAGCGAGTTCTATTTCTCTACACACATCATCTCAGTGCCGGACCGGCTATTCCCGATCCATTTCCCGAAATACCACACTGACCATCATTTCTCGTTCGAGTGGATGCGCCGGAATCCAGATGAAAAGCTGTTGTATGAGAAGGTTCAGGGCGGGGTGCCCTCTAGCGGGCAGCCGGAACTCAAGAAAAAGCCGCCGATGTTCATACGCGCAGTCACCTATCCGTTTCGCAAGCCTCAGAAGTTCAAGGAGCGGGTGACGCGCTTCTTTGCGTCTTGA
- a CDS encoding glycosyltransferase codes for MADLQIRNSSGGEIASENDNEHGGLLRMPSQVESYLIALAQRTFGYHYLKPDAKTLRQTLKPGQRITARFNRRGTEFLGVAKGTVTINGVHVAEGEVIRIDTGEIIEITSEYESEIVSHIIPYRNALAHLPYAQSVRPEVLKMGQNKKVSIIVIAKDIENHICHALISCLNQTYPNIEVVVVDDGSKDGTASRIESMAKFDSRIHLHNVDLGANGARRVGLEHATGDYFLIIDGDDWLNDDAVEYVLMTALNLKSDLVQFGYDLYNDLNRHFWGWTYPSPEPEVEVLMPKPTKDEDAKELADLNHTIWMNFFSANVRNAALKAMCNLTLYEDLPFSLSLMQHAKNPAFCNLTLYHYRRERGGQTTQTWHDVSAGHKQACLKASVDHTLAQFDKNQDFYQLVLLYKIDQIISHELGISHGIEAQSWRNLMTELFAKFPAKLYSRLIGGGIKQHFRKAHPGEQA; via the coding sequence GTGGCTGATTTGCAGATTCGAAATTCGTCGGGGGGCGAGATCGCTTCAGAAAACGACAATGAACATGGCGGCCTGTTGCGTATGCCATCCCAAGTGGAAAGCTATCTAATTGCGTTAGCGCAGAGAACATTTGGATACCATTATCTGAAACCCGACGCAAAAACCCTGCGACAGACCCTGAAGCCCGGGCAGAGAATCACCGCTCGCTTTAACCGCCGCGGCACCGAGTTTCTTGGAGTTGCGAAGGGGACGGTCACCATCAACGGCGTTCATGTCGCAGAGGGAGAGGTTATCCGCATCGATACCGGCGAGATCATCGAAATTACCAGCGAATATGAGTCTGAGATCGTTTCGCACATAATCCCCTATCGAAATGCGCTGGCCCATCTTCCTTATGCACAATCCGTCCGGCCCGAAGTACTTAAGATGGGGCAAAACAAAAAGGTCAGCATCATCGTCATTGCAAAGGATATTGAGAATCATATCTGCCACGCGCTGATCTCTTGCCTAAACCAGACCTATCCTAACATCGAGGTGGTCGTGGTCGATGACGGTTCAAAGGATGGCACTGCTTCACGCATCGAGAGCATGGCAAAATTCGATTCACGTATCCATCTGCACAATGTGGATCTTGGCGCCAACGGCGCGCGCCGTGTCGGCCTTGAGCATGCCACAGGCGATTATTTTCTTATTATCGATGGCGACGATTGGCTGAACGACGATGCGGTCGAGTACGTGCTCATGACTGCGCTCAATCTCAAGAGCGATCTCGTGCAGTTTGGGTATGACCTCTATAACGACCTAAACCGCCACTTCTGGGGCTGGACGTATCCGTCGCCGGAGCCAGAGGTGGAAGTGTTGATGCCGAAGCCGACTAAAGATGAAGACGCCAAGGAGTTAGCTGACCTCAATCACACGATCTGGATGAACTTCTTTTCCGCCAATGTCCGTAATGCGGCGCTCAAGGCAATGTGTAACCTCACGCTCTATGAGGATTTGCCATTTTCCCTGTCGTTGATGCAGCACGCCAAGAATCCGGCTTTTTGTAATCTGACTCTCTATCACTATCGCCGCGAACGAGGCGGTCAGACTACCCAGACTTGGCACGACGTGTCAGCTGGGCACAAGCAAGCGTGTCTCAAGGCATCGGTCGACCATACGCTTGCTCAATTTGACAAAAATCAGGACTTCTATCAACTCGTGCTGCTCTATAAGATCGATCAGATAATTTCTCACGAACTCGGCATCTCTCACGGCATAGAGGCTCAGTCTTGGCGCAATCTCATGACCGAACTATTCGCGAAATTTCCGGCCAAACTCTATAGCCGGTTGATCGGAGGCGGTATCAAGCAACACTTCCGCAAGGCGCATCCGGGGGAACAGGCATGA